The following are encoded together in the Streptomyces sp. NBC_01465 genome:
- a CDS encoding SsgA family sporulation/cell division regulator, with the protein MRDSVQAEVMMSFLVSEELSFRIPVELRYEAPDPYAIRMTFHLPGDAPVTWAFGRELLLDGINAPTGDGDVHIAPTDPESLADVHIRLQVGEDRALFKAGTAPLIAFLDRTDKLVPLGQERTLGDFEGNLEEALGRILAEENAG; encoded by the coding sequence ATGCGCGATTCGGTTCAGGCAGAGGTCATGATGAGCTTTCTCGTCTCGGAGGAGCTCTCGTTCCGGATCCCGGTGGAGCTCCGGTACGAGGCGCCAGACCCCTACGCGATCCGGATGACCTTCCATCTGCCCGGCGACGCCCCTGTGACCTGGGCCTTCGGGCGTGAGCTGCTGCTCGACGGCATCAACGCACCGACCGGGGACGGCGATGTGCACATCGCGCCGACCGACCCCGAATCGCTGGCCGACGTCCACATCCGGCTCCAGGTGGGCGAGGACCGCGCCCTGTTCAAGGCGGGCACGGCGCCGCTGATCGCCTTCCTCGACCGTACGGACAAGCTGGTGCCGCTCGGCCAGGAGCGCACGCTGGGTGACTTCGAAGGCAATCTGGAAGAGGCGCTGGGGCGGATTCTCGCGGAGGAGAACGCGGGCTAG